A segment of the Scophthalmus maximus strain ysfricsl-2021 chromosome 11, ASM2237912v1, whole genome shotgun sequence genome:
ttttcgacACCCTTTCTCATAAGTGAGTAAATGCTGTAAAAATGAAGATCGGAACGAGTCGATTTTTCACTATATCcacctttaaaaacagcataaataaAAATCGGaacaagtgtttgtgttgtgattggtGGAGGGTCTTAGAGCATGAGGGATGAAGCCCTTTATAACCCAGGTGGAGAGTCAGTTTGCCAGGACTTCTGGCAAACTGACTGGTAGACGtatgaaaagtatgaaaaaagtatgaaaagcTTGACATGTTCCATGTTCCACTTGGTGGAAGTGCAACTTTCCACCATGTGGACAAGCGGGAAACATGGGGACACATGTCCAAAGGCAATAACCCGATGTCTTGTGGTAAGGGGGTAAACGGCTGCAACCCTGCGGACTTTTCCAcggtgtccaatggcaatactttgccattgtccaattggaataccctgacctcagctctaaggtatttgaagtgtacgtcCCACCTCAAATACCTTAGAACTGGGATCTGGGTATCCCAATTGGACAatggcaaggtggtctcttccacctGCCGggcacagtcctcctcagtggggggaacatgtccactcggtggaagtgcaacttTCCACCATGTGGACAAGCGGGAAACATGGGGACACacgtccaatggcaataccttgctATTGTCCAATTGggataccctgacctcagctctaagatatttgaagtgtacgtcccacttcaaatacctaAGAGCTGGGATCCGGGTATTCCAAGTGGACGACGGCAAATCATAGCTGCCTGCAAACACTTGGTGACAGTACGGGACCTCAAAAGCAATTGGGAGATATGCCCTATGTCCGCCCAGGTCCAATCACAGACATCGGAGCAAGTGGATTTTCCACTATATGCAGCTTtaagacgggaaaaaaaaaaaatcatctttgcgATGGAATGGGCCACTCATGTGAAAATGTAACCATGTCATCCTCTCCTCATACAAAACACATGGTGTAAATATCAAAAGAATCGTAGCAAGTGAATTCTCTGTCCGCGTTGTTCTCGCTCGAtaattggttgtacactctgattggctggcctGTTGAAGTATTCCTGTAACAGTAGTTTAGCAGACACCCTGCATGCAGCTGACCTGCACTGTGATTGGTCGAGGCTCTTAGAACATGAGGGCTGAAGCCCCTTTAAAAACCCGGAGGAGCAAGCCAAGGACAGGGACTGGCAAAAGAAAGAGACGTGagtgtgaaaactttttttaaaattatttaatgtgtaatgtcttgaatgtgttgaatgccatttattatcattattattatgactgatTTGACAATGGTCCATGTAATAGGAGAGATGTGATTGCTTGTATTTAATATCTTTTGCAGAGtttaaattgattaattaatttaaaagaaaaacaaaactattcctgacgtttttttctttactattaTCTATCAAAAGTGTTCATACCTCTCACAACAGTGTGCTAATCTCGCCGTTGGTCgtgtttaatgtcttttttattgcatttcagtattttttgggCACTTTGAATGTGCGCACTGAGCTTGCTGCGGAGTGACGCACTTTCCAAGTACGCACTCCATCCAGCCCAATTGACTATTCCtgccgtttttttctttaccattaTCTATCAAAAGTGTTCATACCTCTCACCACAGTGTGTTAATCTCGCCGTTGGTAgtgtttaatgtcttttttattgcaTTCCAGCCCAATTGACTAttcctcacacacgcacacgcgcacacgcacacacacacatcattttcaacagtaattattattaatcttgttgttctttttgttgttgtttctttacagGAAAAATGCATTGCTGTCCCTTATGCCAACGCTATTTCAGCGCCCTGAATAAGCATATGAAAAATATGCACCTGATCCGGAATTCGGTAGAGAGGCGGCTACTGCTCAACATGGCATCCGGCAGGGTAAACATCCGCGCTGCACCCTGCCCTGTTCCAGGGTGCCAGTACCAGCTCTCCAGGTTAGACAGGCACATACACCAGTCACACACCGAGCTCAGCATTGCCGAAAGGGCGGCAAAGATGAATCAGGCCAGGAGAATCCGCACCATGGAACTTTTGGCCGAGCTCAGGGCTACGGATCCGACCCCGGCGATGGAGTCCACGTTGGACCTTTACCCAGGTGTGCCAGAGGAGGACATTGATGTCACTCCACCTTCCCCCGTGGCTGAATGCGGTTCGTCCGAGTGCCGGTGCATTCGCCATGAGTATGAGTGGGAGCTGGAAAGAGTCAAGGCCGAGAGGGACGAGTTCTGCCGCGAGGTCCGACTTCTCCGCAGGAAGCTGcaaaagcagcagctggaacGTGTGACGGAGGGAGGCCGGTCCTCTGCCGCGTCGGAGGAGGTGGGCCCGTCCTCGGCCGCGTCGGAGGAGGCGGGCCCGTCCTCGGCCGCGTCGGAGGAGGCGGGCCCGTCCTCCTTCCGGCAGCGGCAGGGGGAACCTCATGAGGCAGACAAGCCTCCCGCCGTCGATGGGTAAGCATATGTTGATAACATGGTAGTTAATTTGGCTTATTCATGCCATCGGACAGCAGTCTGTATATCACAACACCTTAAATTGTGTGTCGTCACAGAGGAATACCTGCAGACGTACAGGGCGAGGGCCTAGACCCGACACCAAAAATGTCGGAAAATGCCATCTCCAAGGTCAGCAGGGTGAAGACGTTTATCATGTACATGGCCAACAACCGGAGCCGGTTGTCCGACTGGCTGTTTTTGGACAACATGTCCAGGATCCGTGGGTGAGTGACAATGTCATTACAATTTCGTTTGTACATTGAAAGATtctatttgattcattttatccGCCCTCTCTTCAAACAGCTTGGCCCGAAGTGTGGTGGAGGGCGGGATGAAAATAACAACGGCCAAGTTCTATTTGCAGAACACGCTGCACTTTATCAAATTTATGACCGGGATCCCGCCCAAGACCTGCCGCCTCACTCGGGTGCAGTTCACCTCCGTCGAGAGGGAACTGAAGATGGGGGTGAGGTCGCTGCAGCGCAGGGTGGTTGTCCACCAAATGTCCACAAAGAGGCTCAAAATAAGCAAGCTGCCGTCCCGCCAGGCCCTGAGGGgttgcctctctgctgctgccgccgccatCCCACAGCTGCTGGGTAAGTTGTCCGCAAGTCTGCTTGCCAACAGGACACGTGGATTGTTGACCAAGGCACAGCTCGTGTTGAGCGCTttgctccccccctctcttttcatcAGGCAAACTCGAGGCGGAGTTCGATAACACCAGCCGTTTCCTCTGCTACGGCTACCAGTGCGCCTACTGGAGCTGCCTGTTCGGGCACAGGCCGGGGGTCTATGCAAACATGACGGAcaacgaggtggaggaggcaaagACCCTCGGCCAGGATCGGGGCTGCCTGCTCCACGTGAGTGCTATTTCTGACACTGTTAGCTTTGAAGTTAGCCCCGATATCTACTGCGGTGCGTTTACTTGACCCAGTCTCCCCGTACTCTCTCCCTTCTCTACGTGTCTGTGTCGTGACAGATCAAGGAACACAAGACGAACAGGACATTTGGGGAGGCCCAGATGTTCCTGAACCCCGCAGAGTTCGCCTGGCTGGAGAGATGGATGGCCATAAAAAGAAGCCTCCCCGATGCCAACAAATTTGTGCTGTACACTAAGGGCAAGGGGCCGTCAAAAAATCTAAACGCCAACCTGCAGTCGGCCTGGAAGGACATGGGGTTAGCGGGGGTGATCAATTTCACCCTCATAAGGACGGCCGTGGCAACTTATGTAAGTTGACATTAAATTCAAGACAAGTACGTGTGGAGGCTGAAAGCGCCGTTGCGAGTGCTGTCGTTAATTTCTCTGCAATTTTTCAATCTTTTCCAGGCAAAAAAGTCCCAAGATcctaaaagcaggaaaaaagtcGCCGACTTTATGTGTCACGACACCAGGATGGCAGACAAGTTTTACGTGGCCAACCCTGACCACTGTGAGGCAGAGGAGGTCAGGGCCCTGGTCAGTGAGAGCCTCCTCGtcggagggggaggagatgacgagatgctgcagcagcagcagcagcagcaggaggaggaggagatggaagtcgggggcggcggcggtggcgagggcggcagcggcagcagcagcagcggcgaaGAGGACGAGGCGGCCCCCTCATCTTCGTCAGCCAACCCACCGCCACAGGAGGTCGAGGAGGAGGGAACACCCATCCAGTCTATCCCAGAAAAGAAGACAACCAAGGAGCAGAGTAAGCAAaggatgagggtgaggaggctccgattcccccccaaaaaattcaacTAATTCTTTTCATATTATGTGTTAAATTTCttattatattgtgttttataGCTTttattgtgtggtgttttgattgttttaacgtgtgctgtgtttttagCTCTTAGAGATtgatttgtgtggtgttttgattgttttaacgtgtgtgctgtgtttttagCTCTTAGAGATtgatttgtgtggtgttttgattgttttaacgTGTGCTGTGTTTAGCTCTTAGAGATTattttgtgtggtgttttgattgttttaacgtgtgctgtgtttttagCTCTTAGAGATTgttttgtgtggtgttttgattaATCTGATGTTTTTGGtgaaataaatggttaaattgtgaatacttctctttatttctacgcacacacatttttattcatataactctcaaagaccaaaaaaatacacttgtttttaatcaatataATACCAATACTAACTCCTCGTGTCATACGTAGTATCATTGTgtacaaaggcagaaaaagaaatgactttTGACCTTGTCCAATTGGAgtaccctgacctcagctctgaggtatttgaagtgggatgtacacttcaaatacctcagaGCTGGGATccgggtattccaactggacaaaggcaaggtgttctcttccacccggccagcacagtcctcgtcaagggggggggggacgtgtccactcggtggaagtgcaaccttcCACCATGTGGACAAGGGGCGAAACATGGGGACacgtgtccaatggcaataccttgccagtgtccagttggaataccctgacctcagctctaaggtattggAAGTGGGCATCGTCCACCAGAGTCTGGTTGCTCTTTTGGCCTCAGAGGCTGTGGGGACCTCAAACGTCCATCAAAGGCGCTTTTCTGGATGCACACTGAGCCcctgatcaataaagtaccgAGTTTTGTCCCCAGGGACCATCCGTCGGGTCGAGGGAGCGCGACGAGGGAAGATTTCCTATGCCGtggtccaatggcaatacctttgagagggaaaaaagagtttGGTTGCTCTTTTGGCCTCAGAGGCTGTGGGGACCTCAAACATCCATCAAAGGCGCTTTTCTGGATGCACACTGAGCCcctgatcaataaagtaccgAGTTTTGTCCCCAGCGACCATCCGTCGGGTCGAGGGAGGGGCGAAAGGGAAGATTTCCAAGTCGTTGTCCGATGGCAATACCTTCCCATTGGAATCCACAAAAATACTCAGAGCTGTTTGGGGGTCTTCCCAGAGGGTCAGAAACCCCAAAATTCAACCAGATGCCCTGCTGTGACCACAGATAAGGCACACTTTGGTGGCTCTgggtgctgtggaaaaaaatttaacccacttttgcctttttctcctcAGAAGGGGGTGAGACACACTGAGCTCAACACCCTCTGATGGGaaatctcactttttttctcgCGCCCGTGGGTTTACGGGGCTTAAATATGTCGACGTACGCTCGGTTTGGAGCGTACCTACGGTGGTTCCACCTTTCTGGGACTTTGGTGCACTCTGCGGGAACGTGACCACttgcaattcaaaatgaatggtgTTTAAAAATAGGGAAAATCCCACTCTAAAGTCCATGAAGTGGACGGCATCGTATCTTGGCCAAAAAAGCCACAAATGGAGAGAAATTTCTACGGGTGCACCACACCTCCGCTATAATCCATGATCCCCAGCCTCGGCCCGCTGATCTCCCCGCGGCTAGTTCCTTTCAGGTGCACCGTAGCGGCGTAGCACCGATGTCGACCAATGTAGTGTCTCGCGGGCATCGGCCTGTGTGACTGAGGAGGATGAATTCCTCGCGGCAATGAAGATATGGCCATAATTTACCTTAATTGGCAAGAGGTCAGCGCAAGGCCAAGCGTCCAGTGGCAGGAACTTAACATTGAAGTTTAAAAGGTCCGTATCTCCGAAACcgtacattttttcattttttcactcCGGGTGCTTCATAGGCGTAGGCCGTGCTCACCATGTGCCGAGTTTGGGGCGAATCGGAGAAACTTGACTTTTTGGCTTTTTCAAAAACGGCCAAAAATCGAAAGTATTCAGATCGGCTCCATATTCACAGGTTCACATCGGTGTAGTGACAGGGTGGTGGGGTTGAAGTTTTGGCCGGCTAGCCCCCTGCCGTTTCGGAGATATTAGCCTGTACATGAGTGGTAATAAAGGTACTGCCATTGGACGCCGCCGTCCAATGGCAATGCCCGACTGTCAGATAGTTTTCGCCTCTGAcggtattgccattggacgcCCCGTTCGCTGGGGCCCCCCtaagtcggcaagtgagttttggggcGATTGaactcttggcccccgggggccccggggaCCCCTGGTACCAAAGCCCCCGGTGTTGGCAACTGAGTtttgggctaattggacttttggcccccgtggcccctggtactcccagGGCCCCCGGTACCCCTGGGGCCTCTCccccaaagtcggcaagtgagttttggacttttggcccgcagggcccctggtactcccggggCCCCCGGTACCCCTGGGGCCTCTCccccaaagtcggcaagtgagttctgggctaattggacttttggcccccgggtcccctggtactcccgggtCCCCCGGTACCCCTGGGGCCTCTCCCCcgaagtcggcaagtgagttttgggctaattggacttttggcccccggggggcccctggtaccccgccccagagtcggcaagcgagttttgggcaaaaagGGGCCATTTACCCAAAGTGGACAAAAATTCCTCcaattggacatatttactgtaccgtactgtactaccatgacaagttctgcgatgttgacaaatgtaccacgaagcggacacaaaaaaaatgacgaagtgaatgaagtggacaaaaaggtccatcagttggacaggtgtacgagttagggaagtggtcggggcccctgtgtccaacggcaatatccgggcccccccccccccaacccagaAAGGAGTcatagcgccaccgacaggcgcagtcGCTCCGGCACACTCAGCGTacaattcgtgatcttagtcacagccatatgacacccaaactgggacgcaagtccattgtgactACCTTTgcccaatggcaggaaaatgcccattcattctcagccacaaAGTGGAAGATTCCCTTACCCCTGCAACTGAAAGTGTCCAATGGCattaaccccccaccccctgcagGGGAAAGTTTCCCTGGCAATTGCCAATACCCCGCTGGAGAGGGAGCCTCCCTGTGGACCGGTGCGCACCTGCAGCTGCCAGTCTCCGCGGGGCAAATTTTTCCAGAGGGGCCCCGGGGGGATTCGACCTGCCCCCAGCGAGTGCATGGACGCCAaccgcctatttttaggacccccggggggCCGGGGAAGGGGGGGACGAAAAGTGTCCAATTGGTTACATGGCTGCTTCTTGCCAACGTACGGTTTCGGGAGCTCACTTCCTtagtggaggacctggccgggttacGTGAGGGGaaactgagcccatctcccgaaggaggaaatggcactctccacccacccagtcccatcacttcagtcccaggacggagcaaagtgcgttcaAATTGAAGTAAGTATAAATGTACTTTATGAAAAGTAGGCAAGACTGTGACTTACgaaataaaaaggtttttaaaaagaattggtgtctggctctctttggcaacgtttcgaccgacttggtcttcatcaggccagcgggacacaaaATTCATAGTATTCAAGTAAATTCATGGGATTAAagtacagcttgagcgatcctgtcagctcgatgtgcgtgtgaGAAGTGGGCTCCCTTACTGGGGCTCCTCCCTTTATACTCTctgctgagctcctcctcttaactctgATTAGTTTTTTCATGAAGCCTGTTAACTCCATAATCCCCAAACCCATTGGATCAGCCCTtacttagggtcaagatcagggtagagactgtggttagggttagtgcCCAAAATTAGGGTTAGGTCTGCGGATTGGGGACCGGAGTGACGGGGGTTCTGgctggaggacctggccgggttaggtgaggggaactgagcccatctcccgaaggagacggaaatggcactctccacccacccagtccaatcacttcggtcccaggacggagcaaagggTGTTCAAATTGATAAACGAAGATTTTTATGCTTCTATGGTTCCAATAGTGTGGTGTtggttttatattgtgttttaaaataaatggttaaattgtGAATACTGAGTCCTGTGCATTGTGTAattgcacacattttcattcatattactctcataacaaaaaataaactgacaaatgtACTCATTTTgtccaaaagcagaaaaaacacagacatgctgACTCCAcagtgtccaatggcaataccttcaATGGTGTCCAATGGCAATGACTTGCCATTGTCCAATTGGGATACCCGGATCCCAGCTCTAAAGTATTTGAAGCGGACACAAGTCCAATGGCAATAACTTCTGAACTAGGGTTACATTAGTAACCATGgcgtccaatggcaataccttgcaCCTGACCGAtggtattgccattggacgaGTCTGTGCGGACGACGAGTTTCAATGCAATCTGACGACTGCAACTTGACCCAACACGAAGCCCCCCGCCTTCGTCGATGTCGCTTTTTGGacaagtgagtgtgttttgtgtgaaaaaaggCCAATTACCCAAAGTGGACAAAAATTCCTTCAAATGGACATATTAACTGTAATTAATGACAAGTTCTGTGATATGCACACAAGTTACACGAAATGGACACACAAAAATggcaaagtgaatgaagtggacaaagtATCGCGAATTGGATGCTTTCGGAGGCTCACTTCCCTAGGGCGGGCTAGGGATACcagtgtccaatggcaataccctGGATCCCCCACCTAACTCTAACTCTCTAGCGCCACCTTCAGGAACAGTTGCCTCAACACAACTTGATATCCACTGACTGTTACCTGCCACCATACCCCCTAActgggacgcaagtccattgtgtGGAGTTTGGGACACCGGCAGGACATTGCCATTCATTTTTTGACATAGAGTGGAAGTTTACCTTTCCTGCGAAGATCTTTAAGGAACATCAGTCTTCTAGCTCTGTGGGTGTACAGCTTGCACATCTCAGCGTTGTCAtaggctgtgtccgaaatcaccaACTCATTCACTtccccctactcactataaagGAATTTGTTGTAGTGGGCTATATAGTgcactcaccagctacgatttcggacactacttgagTCGTGGTggtaattacgtttttgtcgtaggattatgacgtaactaCAATGACCCCGGCCCGTGGACgatcctattatatttaaaatattttatatttatgtatatatgtatatatttatttttcaccattattcaatgtttttttacaaaaatttggcaaaataaagcaagaacagagagaaggctgagacgtgttgctgctgtgagacGCGCTCGAGCTCACGCTGCGCCGCCGTCGTCTCTTCCCTCTGCCGTTTACCGGCGCagcgagcgcaatgcatcatggtatatattgctcggttagtgaccattggatgtccactacttttcacgatgcattaTGGGATACATTCAGTGTactatatagggtatatgaaatctagggggtgatttcggacaccaCTGCAAAATGGCGAAGGCGgtatatagtgcactatatagtagttagggggtgatttcggacacgGCCATAGACTCTCCGATCGCGGGTCCAATTCTTGGTGTGTTTTCCTCGGCCCTCTGCAACTCTGCCTGCCTCTCCTCAGGTGTGCTGTTCTTCATTACACACCCTGGTCAGGTGGGTACTCCGTATGTCCTGGGTTTTTTCACACCGCAGGCAGTACATGATGCGACGTTCCCTctcactgtgagagagagaaaacagaccgTGCACATCAAACTTTACATGGGACAGTGTGTCATAATACTCATTGTGACATCTTAATAGTTTTGTTCATGATATATTTAAGAACTTGGTTGAAATCATTTGAAACAACTCACAAAGTCAGAGGGGAGCACAGACGAACACACTCTGCCAACTATTAAGCTCAAATGGAGATGATTCCACTAAATGAAACATCAATAACACTggcaaatacataaatacatgtcCCAGCTCTTCTGAGCATTTTGAGCCgtagtgaaaagaaaaaaagcagtaaaagcTATCTGTAGCAAAAACAGTAGCTAAAAATCAGATGCAGTGATGCAATAACACTGTCTTGTTTGTTaagtaacaaacaaaaaggtgtGGTTGACTGAGTTTGACCGCCTGTATTTATAAAGGTTTCAGGTCCTGTGGGCGGGGCTACGAACACCTATTGTGAAACCAAATTGCCTAGCCaatgagcagcaggaggcgtGGCCAGCAACATTAGCATTGTTTGTGTAGGAGCTGCGGGGTGATCAACAGAggttgaagaaataaaaaacatattctaTTAACAGAGAATGtgctttcacttttcactttgctCTGCCTTACAATCTGCAGCAATACAGCGTGACAATGTATACAAGACACGGCCGTGGTCTTTTACAGCCACATGTCCAGTATCAAGTTCTTTTCAAtgaacaacatttaaatgtgcaCTCCAGACACgtttttaagtatttaaaaacTACTCTGCTATGTTTAATACTTTGTTTAATATGGATTTACCACATAGAAagtaaagtgtttgtgtgaaatgtaaaacgTCCTCGGGTCCCTTGAAAGGCGCTACATAAATATGATTATCCTTATTATTAATAACCCACCTTGCCCAGAATGTGACTTTCTGCATGGACTTCTTCCTGGATAAAATTCTATTCGTTTGACAGCACATTTtcactctctgctctctgtctctttgttccTGGCCTGCTCTCCTCCCACCGCCTCCTGATCCAGCCGCTGCAGCCTGCAGAGAAGAGTTGGGAGTAGAATCAACTGTGTGTAAAGAGCCATTATATCACAGAACATGTTCCATAGCCACGGCACAATGTTGAAAAGGCACGaggaagataaataaataatataaggTCATGGATAGAGGTAGTGTTTGATTCCTGATTTTTGTTTGGATGATTGGTGATAATGGTGGTGGACGGTACCTTGGTCTGAGAAGTCTCCCCAGTTGGACTGAAGCACAGCCGGTCAGGTTTAGGGTGGAGCTCTTCTTCAGCAGCCTGCGTCACACAGCACAAGCTCACTGATGATGGGAAACCAAACAGTGCACAGCAGTGTCAGTGAACAGGATGGgtcacaacaacagaatataATCAAACACCAAACACTGGAATTTCCAGTGTTTGCTCAGACTTTGTCAGGAGGATTGAGACACTTGTGCTACTTGACAGAAAGACAACCACTGACACTGATATGTAACCTATTTACACGGTTCTTTGCTGTGTGCAGACCATTTTCTCTTGTCATTCTTTGGGAGAATGCTCCCCCTGCTGACTCAGGCCTTTTCCAGATAAGAGAGCTCGGATGTCCTCCTGCAGCTTTGTTTTACATTCCTGTTATTAAACATCTTACATTTAAATCCTTTGGCAATATCTGGCTAAAAAACGTGTCACTTACCTGAAATATTAGCAGTGCCCAGCTGGCCAAAGATGAGGGCCCACAACTTCCTGATCTCCTCCTGATCTTCTCTGAGCAGAGGGTCCTTGGGGTCCTCGGTGATTGGAGGTCTGTTCTGGATGCTCTTGGATCCGTTGGTATGGTGCAGCATGCTCACGCTCTCTTCATAGTGGTTGTCTGCGAGGGGAAAGACAGGCGATCATCAAGGTGCACGTGTTTCCTCCCAGACAGTCCTGCAGCAGCCTCATCAGCTCCGAGTCCCGGTCGGGGATGTGCTTTGAACGTCCGTCCACCGGGGCAGAGAAGACGTTACCCAAGGCGAGAGGGAAAGGTTGATCTTGGGAGGCATTGCACAGTCGTTCGCGAGGAGCACCAGTCTCAGACTGACACCCACTTCCTGCCAGGTCAACACGGTTGAGTGTACCTGCACATAGATGGTCCTGACCTGCTGTGTCTGAGAaccagagagacaaagacaactTCAAAGTTTAATGTATTAAGCCAAAAAATGCACCCTTAGATACAAACACCGTTCACGAAATTCTTCAGTTTGTCgacagttgtcatggagacacaGAACTCGTGCACtgagcaacatgttttttttatacatttacttAAATTTATAGAttcatcttgtgttttgtccagatAAGAATTGACATCTTTCTAAACCTGATTATGACATTGTCAAACAGTATCTTTTTTACTCTTACTCTTTGACCAAATTTAAATCATATAACAAGTATAAATGACTTGAATGACATCACACAGGCTCAATCTGGTGCGACACATTTCATGAACTGGtttctgcaaagtgcaaaaacagAACTTGAGGTCGACAGTCGCTACTCACTACACAGCATTCTCCGTTTTCTGCATGTACTCTGAATAACTAAGTaccacaaatgaataaaataaaatatgacaccAATCTCAACCTCTGTGTAATATGTCCCATTGACTCTTAAggaatgaaccaaacaactgcaTGGAATGAAATATCGATTCAATGTTCCATGATCTACAATGCTGAAATTATGAAAtacactttgactttgaaacTCCCATGTCACATGGACATTTGATATGAACTCCCATGTCACATGGACATGA
Coding sequences within it:
- the LOC118299259 gene encoding uncharacterized protein LOC118299259, coding for MRAEAPLKTRRSKPRTGTGKRKRRKMHCCPLCQRYFSALNKHMKNMHLIRNSVERRLLLNMASGRVNIRAAPCPVPGCQYQLSRLDRHIHQSHTELSIAERAAKMNQARRIRTMELLAELRATDPTPAMESTLDLYPGVPEEDIDVTPPSPVAECGSSECRCIRHEYEWELERVKAERDEFCREVRLLRRKLQKQQLERVTEGGRSSAASEEVGPSSAASEEAGPSSAASEEAGPSSFRQRQGEPHEADKPPAVDGGIPADVQGEGLDPTPKMSENAISKVSRVKTFIMYMANNRSRLSDWLFLDNMSRIRGLARSVVEGGMKITTAKFYLQNTLHFIKFMTGIPPKTCRLTRVQFTSVERELKMGVRSLQRRVVVHQMSTKRLKISKLPSRQALRGCLSAAAAAIPQLLGKLEAEFDNTSRFLCYGYQCAYWSCLFGHRPGVYANMTDNEVEEAKTLGQDRGCLLHIKEHKTNRTFGEAQMFLNPAEFAWLERWMAIKRSLPDANKFVLYTKGKGPSKNLNANLQSAWKDMGLAGVINFTLIRTAVATYAKKSQDPKSRKKVADFMCHDTRMADKFYVANPDHCEAEEVRALVSESLLVGGGGDDEMLQQQQQQQEEEEMEVGGGGGGEGGSGSSSSGEEDEAAPSSSSANPPPQEVEEEGTPIQSIPEKKTTKEQSKQRMRVRRLRFPPKKFN